The region TGGGACACGACAGCCGTAGCCCTTAGGAGCACAGGCACCTCTCTCGAACGAGGTGCGCATAGTGGAGGTGCTCGGCCGAGTGTAAGTAGCCCTGACCGTCGGGCCTGCTAGGAAAGGGGCCAGAGCCATGAGCCAAGGGAAGATTGCCTTTTGTACGACGATCACCACGACCATGTTTGCGACCAAGGCAGTGCGATTCGTTCcctcggccatgcgcgccagcacagccaccaAGTTTTTGCGCACAAAGCGCACGACTAATATTGCTGGTCTTGAGATTCATCCCGATCCGCTGCCGGAGCTTGTGTCGACGTATACCCATACGCTGAATGTGCTCAAGGGTCTGCCCGAGTCTGCTGTCTTTCGCCAATCGTCGGAGGCTGTGACGCAACAGCGCCTTGATATTGTGAAGGAGGCCATGACGCCCACGTCGCGCGAGACTGTGTACGGCTCCGAGGCCGCCATTGACCGTGTCGTCGCCGCTATTGACGCGGGTCTTATTGAGGAAATCGTCGACCAGGCGAATGACGAGTTCCACCTTGCTACCAAGATGATTGACTGGAAGCCGTACGTATCTTTTTTTGCTGCTCACACACCCACAGACACGAACCACTTCAGGTGCCCGCTCCCCCTGGTCAATGGAATACGTTCAATATGCAGGCTGCCTCGGGCGAGGGTCACTAGAGCTGTCGATAGATCTCATAAACACGATCCGTCTTGGCTGTGTTGCGCCTTGGTCTCTTATTTTCGACACGTGCCCCTCTCTTTATCGTCGTACCATGACGCGTCATTCGAAACAGAATTCCGCCCAAGGCCATTTTACCTATGCCGAGTACCAGTATGTACGAGCGACATCTTACCTGTAAGAATGCTCAAGGACCGCTGGGGCTCACGAAGTTTGCGCCTGTCGAAAGAAAATATGCGCGCGTTCAATGCATGTCACTTGTGTCTGCAGACAGCACAACAGCCTGTATGCTGTTTCGAAGGACACCTATACTGCAAAGTATGCATTCTTTCTGATCTTTTGAAGCAGAAATCGGTTCTCGCCGAGCACGCGAAACGGTGCGAAGACCGTGCTCAGGAAGAGCACAAGGAGGCAGCCGAAGTCCAGGCTAGTGCCGATGCTGAGCGAGTGGCTACTTTTGAGCGCAACGAGTCACTCATTGCTCCTGGCAGCAAACGAAAGCATGAAGAAACGGGTGATACGCCACGCAAGAGGGCAGAATCTTCTGATGCTGCGTCTTCCATGCCGGCCTTCTGGCTCCCAAACATGGCACCCCAGGCACACGATCAAGGCGCAAAGAGTAGCCCAGAGCGAGCCTCTACGACACTATGCACTGCTGCCAGACCCCACAAGCTTCTGGCTAAGCATCTTGTCCAAGTCCGCTTCAGCATTCGCCCAAGGGATGGCCAGGACCAGACGTTTTGTCCCTGTTGCAAAAAGGAATACACGAATGTGTCTCAAACGTATGTGCTTCGCCCCTGTGGGCATGTTTTCTGTGCATCGTGCACCGCGACCCTGGTGACCAAGCCACTCGAAGAGTCAGGAAAAGCTTCCAGCTGCCCCGAATGCAGTACGAGTATCCAAGCGCGACGTGACGTGATtccgctcgagcgcgaaggAACGGGTTTTGCCAGTGGCGGCAAGTCGGAAGTGCACACCCAGGGCATTGCCTTTCAAGGCTAACTACCTACGTCCTCGACGGAGAAGCGCTGTTAGCACAACACCGGTCACTGTGACGGCACCTCCAAGGAGAGCCATGCCAATATACCCCTCTTTCGCAATACCCTGCTCGATTAAGGCATGCAGGCTCTGTGCTTGTGAATTATTCGGTTCGCGTTCCAACAGGAGAGCATTGAAGCGTTTCGCCTCGTCAAAGTTAGACAGCTTGTAATGTCCGAGAGCCAGATAGTACAGACATTCTCGGCGGCGGGGCGGGTCCGTGCGGTAGATATCGGTCAAAAGGGCGACACCTTGCAGCATTTGGTGGCGCTGCGTACTTTTGATCAGGGCCCATGCATAGTTAAACTTGGTCTGAGTCGTGATATGCCCCGATGCTGCCTCTGCATCATACTGATCATGCAACACCTGCAGCTCAACCGGAGACAAAGACGTCTCGGCGTCGACCACGTACGGCAATGTCATTAGGTGGCGGAGTCAACGCGTAGGTGGCGCTAGCTGATGTCGATCATGGGATATATGCAGTCGCGGTCCTCGCAGGTGGCCAATGCCTCACCTCTTGACTAAGGACGGCCATGACTGCGGAACAggacgccgagcagctctgGCTGGGCGAATTGCGTGTCCAAATTATCGATCCGCGGAAGGAGACGCCTGGTGCTCAGCCGCAAGAAGATGGTGATGAggcagcgtcgacgtcgacacAAGGCCGATCACCCACGTTTGTGTCTTATGGCGTGCGCGCTGAAACGACGCTTCCTCACTTTTCACGCTCGCACATGGTGACTCGTAAACGTTTTCAGGACTTTGTGTTCTTGCATCATACGCTCGTGACAGATTTTCCTGCGTGTATTGTGCCGCCATTACCGGACAAACACCGCATCGGTACGTATGTCTCTCCTCATTTCTAGGTTACTTGACGGGCGATCGATTCAGTGTGGAATTCATCATGCGACGATGCATGGAGCTCCAGCTCTTCTTGGAACGCATTTGCAGGCACCCTATtctgcagcgcgccgagaTTGTGCAGCGGTTCCTGGAGTCAAAGGAATGGCACATTGATATGCATACACATGCGGGTCATCGCATCGCAAGTACATCGGCAGcggatgcgctgccgctccCACCACCAACGTCTTCTGGACTGCTAGAGTCGGTGAGCGACATGTTTGTGAATGCTTTTACGCGTGTCCGTAAACCAGACCCACGGTTTGTCGCGATTAAGGCGGATTTAGAGGGCGAGGAGGACCGTGCTACGCAGTGGGAGCGTGTCCTCTTGCGCAATCGGATGCATGTATCAGGTACGTGTTCGGGTTCGATTCCATCGTGCCTCGTTTATGCGTGTGAGATCTCGATGACTCATGCAGGCGTGAAGTGGCGGCTTTTGACGAATTGTATGCTGCACATTTGGGCGCCTCGACTGAAGACTTGACCTCTGATTACCACGATGTAGCAACAGCGTTCGAACAGCTGGGTGAACTAGAAACGGGCATGACGCAAGACGTACAGCGCACGGGTCAGGCATTGCACGAGTTTGCTGAGCTCGAGTCGCGATTCACCTTCcgtgtgctggacgatATGCTCACCATGCTTCGTGCGAAGCAGACCTATATCACTGCTCACAAAACGCTACTCAAACACCGAGAAGCGAAGCAACTTGACTTTGAAGGGCTCACTGACTATCTGCATTCGACGGTCACAGAACGCGACCGCCTCGCCAACCTCGGCACACCCGATGGCGAGCCTGTGCACGGCAATGTCCGCGGCAAGGGTATGCGCGGCTACATGCGCCACATGGTCGACCGCGTTTGgggcgtcgacgaggaGCAGGCGCGTATTGATCGTATGCAGCGCTTAGATGGCCGGATTGATGAGTTGCAAGACGCCGTGTCACAGTCGCACGCACAGTCGCAGGCTTTTAATCAGCACGTGGCCAAGGAGCACTATATCTACGAGCTtggccgtcgtcgcgagGTGCAGCAGTCGCTTAAGCTGTACGTCGACGGCCACGTTGACATGTATGAGCAGGGCGTCCGCATGATGGACGATCTGATCCGAGCACTAGAAAGTGGCACCGCCGACCCGGAGGAGCTGGCGGGAAATGACACAACCACCACATCTGTATAGTACGACTACGATTTTTAGTTAAACATGCTACCAGCCGTCGGCTGCATCATGATCGGCTCAACGCCACCTGTGCCGCTTGTCAGGAGTTTGTTCGCAAAGGCGCCAGGTCCGAGAATAGGCGTGTCGAGATCCTCCTTCTCTTTCGCCGAATCCTTGGCTGCACGCTCACGGACTTCTTTTTCAAGAGCCAGGAGCTTGGTGCGAGTGTCGCGTGCCTGTTGGATTTGGTATGGCATAGTAAAGTCGGATAAGGCGTGGCGCCACGATACTTCCATGACAAAGTCGGGTGCGAGCAGGTCGTAGCATGCAAAGAGCATAGCTGCGTAGCATTCCTTGTTGCCCGTCTCGACAAAGTATTCCAGCAATTCCTCGGCCACCTCGGACACGCCTGAATGTGAGGCCGTCTCGATGGCGTCACGGAAGAGGGAATCGGCCTTGGACAACGAAATACTGTCGTCAAAGCGGTCATTCTTGCGGTACAGATGCGCAGCAAGACGACGGAACTCGAGCAGTTCGTGGTCCTTAAGCCGCGATGCCAGCGCCAAGGCATCGAAGTTGTCATACGCATCGATCGACACACGCAACGTGTCATAATCTTCTTCCTCAATCAGCAAGTCATTGTATGCATCGTTGACAGCCTCCAAGTTTTGCGGTTGAACTGACATGAGGTACGAGCGAATCAGCGGCACGTTGTCGTGGTCATGCTTCTTGAACATACGAACAACACGCGCGTGGTCAATGCGCTTGACGAGCACCGTCAACAGGTCGTTCAGCAACAGTGGGTGCTGCTCCAGGTAGAACGTCAAAGCGCGGTAGTAAATCTCAACGTTGGCAACCTGGGGTAGCACAGCCTTGAACTGGTCGTGGTCCCACGCATCCGAGCAGTGTTCCATAATCGTAAGCGCCGCATTGTCCGGCTCGTCGTACTTGGTGTAGAGGAACACCAACTCGCGCCACAAGTGAGCCTTGTCTGTAACCTTGATGAGCTGTGGCAGGTTGCTTCGCGACCAATACAGCTTGAGGTATTCCATCAGACGCTCAGGGCGGTACTTGGCGAGGGCAATGCCCATCTGCGTAAATACACCCATATGCGCACGCTCCAGTCCCAAAGCGGACTCAAGGAGGTCGAGAAGCTCGTCAAAGTAGCCCTTGACTTCGTAGGCGCGGATCAACGTTGGCACATCTTCAGCGTGAGGCACCACAGCTAGACCTGCAATGCGCGCGAGCTTAAACTCGCCCTTGTTAAGGCATGCAGCGTGCATTTGCTTCCACACAGACGTGTTACCAGCCTTACGAGCGGCCTCAATCGCACCGGGGAAATCATTGAGGTACACGAGGGTCGTGGCCAGACGCGCATAGTTCGATACGCTTGAGAATAGCAGACGCGATGCCTCGTAGAGACCGTCGTTGAAGCACTTCTCACccacatgcagcacatcggccACGTTGGTCATCGAAAGGAACTCCTCCATATCAGAGAGGCGgtgtgccttggccagACAGTACGCGTACTCCGTGTCGACCTTGGGCTCACGCGTTAGCTTACGGGCCATCTGCAAGTAGCGGATCAGCTCTTCCTCACGACCAGCACGCTCGGCAATCTCGATGACTTCCTCAAAGTTCGATGGGTCCTCTGCGCGAACGTACGAGTCCATCGCGTCTTTGACACGCAAGCCATCGAGCTGAGCTTTACCAAGGCGTGACCAGATCTCAGGCAAGTTGAGCTTGTTGGCAAAGTGTTGCGCGCGGTCAATGGACACGATGTGTTCTACCAGCACGTCCATCGCATCCGTGTTCTGACCAGCTTTGGAGTAGATCTGGAATGCCTCTTCGAAAAGTCCGTGGTCAATAGCAATCTTGGCAATCTCATCAACGTCATAGCCCGAGAGACGCTCAATGTAACCCGTGACCTTGGCCTTGTCTGTGCGGATCGCCGTGAGCATCAGCAAATTCTTCAGGCTGCGGTTATCACTGAATGCAGATGGTTGCAGCACAATAGGCTCGAGCAGCTTAATCAGCTCGTGGGGCAGGTCTGCAGCCATGAACGCCTTGACGGTTGTCGACACGTCTTCGGGGTTGGTCGATTCAGGCACGGCCACGGCCGTCACTTGATCAATCAGGGCGCGGCGATGCACATTGTCTTCTTTCAGGACAGTCGCCCACAGCTCTGGCTCACGACGCAAAACAAGGTAGCGGGCCTGATGCTTGTACATGGAGTTATCGTTAGTGATGGCGATAAGCTCAGCATCACAGAAGCCCTTGGCGTATGCAATGTAGGCCAGGTACGGGTCACGCTTCTCACAGTATTTACCGACGATAAGGGGGTCGTACAGGTTGTTTTCCTTGAGAAACGCCTCAGGATTCTGGTTGCTGTCAATGCTGATCTTGGCCATAGCATTGTACAGTGCCTGATCCTCACTACCCGACTCGATTTGCTTCTTGAGCCAGGGCATAATAAGCTTGAGCCTGTTGCGCTTCTCGACCTCGTCGGTAAGCTCATCTACAGGGATGGGGCCCGTCACAGACTCGAGGATGTTCTTGATGACACCCTCGTCGCAATCCACATCTAGCAAGGCACCGATAACCTGAGGCGTGCGCGTAGAGTTGACCTTCTGAACGTACACCTCAATGTAGTTCAGCATCATGTTTTGGTACAGGTACAGCACCAGGTCGTGCACATAGTCGAAACGGTCGCACACAATAATGAGAGGTAGCTGGTCTGGCAGTTTAGCCTCCTTGAGGAAGTTTTTGACTTTCTCGGGGTTGTACGCGTTTGACTCGCGACAAACGCGCTCGACTTCGCGCATCTGACCTGTCCGTGACGCAGCCTGAATGTATTTGAAATGTACCTCTGAGTCTTCACTTAGGTTCACAACTGAACCCAGGTAGTAGTACAGACCCTCAAAGCTGCGGAACTTTTCGAACATCGTAATCAAGTTCGAAGAACCCAATAAATCCGAGTACTTGGTGGCGATCTGCACGACGACCTGCAAATTCTGGCGGATGTTCGCGCGCAGCATTTCGTacagcgactcgagcgaTTGCTCCACTGTAAGACGTCCAAAGTAGTTGACCAGCCACTCGTTGTCGAACAGATTGGAGTGCACTACCACGCGCTTGATATCAGCGAGGTCATCATAATGTTCGAgggcgcgctgcatgagACCTGCTTTCTCGCAGAGGCTGGCAATGCGAGGACGATCGTAGTGCGTAAACATCTGGTTGCCCAGAATCGCATCAGCCACCTGTGGTGCGTTCAGCAGGTTGGCTTCGAGAAGACGCGTTTGCAGATTGGCATGCTCTGGCAGGTCATCCTTAAGAGCGTCGAGCAGGAAAGACGTTGCCTGTTGCACGAGATTCTGGCTCAGGAATATGTCGGCGACACGTTCCACGTCCACAAGTGGGCCGTCTTCATCCGACACGAGACTCGACGCGAATTCAGCTCCTTGCTCGGGGTTCACACGCACAACGTGACGCAGAAGCGTTGCATAATCAGGTGTGTAGCCCACCTTCTTCGAATACAGCACGATCTTGTTAAATTGGCCCGTCTCGGCGAAGCAGGCCACAACCTTGTTGGGGACATTCGCGCGCAAGTACACACTTAGGGCCAGGCTCATGTCTTGCATGCGCACAATATCACCCAACTCTTCGCTGCACTCGATCTTGTCTTCTTTGAGCCACTTTTCGAGCAAGTGCTTGCGCCCCTGCGCCAGGACAGGCTTGGAAAGCTCCAAAGACTCGTGCTGGTTCAGCGAACCACTTTCGAGGAGCATGCCGAAGTACTGCAAGATGGGCGAGAGCGTACCAGGTTGACTCGGCACCTGCTTCAATTGCTCAATCATTTGCGGCGTACGTAGAATACCACGCGGCGAATTTGCCGCAATCTTGATAGCCTCCGTGTACTGGCCTGTGCTGAAGAGCGAATGGAACTGTTGCAGGTACATCTCGTCTGCACCCGGCAAATTGCCGCGAGACGCTAGCTTGAAGGCCAAGTCGGTGTTGTTGAGTGTGCGTAGGATGTATGGAATAATGGTATCAGCATCAACCGAGACCGACAGCACCTGGCCGCGGCGGTTGACAGCAATGATACCGTTGGAGCTCTTCTGCTCAGCAGCCACGAACACCGTTTCGCCCGAAACGCGGTTCATATATATACATGCACCCGTCTCAAGATCGTACAAGTGAATAAAGCCGTACTTGGTCATCAAGTACACAATGCCGTAGCGCTTGCTGACCTGCATTGCAACGGGGAAATCGTTGGTCGCCTCATCGGGGAAGAATACATCCACGGTCTTCTTCGAAAAAGCAGGATTTTCTGGAGCATGGTCAATTTCGACAATGTGCAATTTGGCACCAGtggacgtgcgcacggcAAACGTAAAGAGCTTGTAAGGCACGTTGGCGTCCTGTGTCTTGAGCTCAGCAAACGCAGCGGCATGTCCATCAATAGGCTGCGAAACTCCACGCTCCTTGCTGTACAGCTGCATTGATCCTTTGATACGGAACGCATTCGCATCAACCGTGTTGCTCGAGATTCCAATGAGGACCATCCACTTGCCATCGGCCGATGCACGATAGTTGATAATTTGTGTGTCTGCCAAGCTGGCATGACGATCAAATACCTtctgcggcgcagcatcgtcTTCAATGCTCCAGTGGTAGACACTGGACGTTGTGACAATACCAAGCACCGTAGCTGAAATCCAGCGCCAGTATATCACGTCCTGAGGTGACATGTGCGACTTGAGCTTGGCCTTGGTCTCCAGATTGAACACCTGAAGCTGGCGTTGTAGCTTAAGCGCCAAAATATTCTCTTCAGGGTTCATGATTGCCGAGTCAGCACTCATGGGTCGCCGGACCATGTTGTGGATATTGTTGAGGTCGACAATCGCCACGGAGTTGCCCGACTCGCCGCTCTCGCGAACACACACATACTTCTCCGACTCGAGCGTTACATTGGCAAAAGATATACTCTCTGCTGCAATGCCcagctcttgcagctgAACATGCTCCGCAAAGTTGATCGGCTTGTCCGCTGCCATGTCGGAATGGTGGACGCCGTAAGAGAGGTACACGACGATGGCGTACTGCTTCACGTCGGTCGACCTGGGCCGCGGGGGCCTTCGGCCGAGGCATGCCGCgtggcgcggcgagcgAAGAGCTTACGTCACT is a window of Malassezia restricta chromosome III, complete sequence DNA encoding:
- a CDS encoding NADH dehydrogenase (ubiquinone) 1 alpha subcomplex subunit 5, translating into MFATKAVRFVPSAMRASTATKFLRTKRTTNIAGLEIHPDPLPELVSTYTHTLNVLKGLPESAVFRQSSEAVTQQRLDIVKEAMTPTSRETVYGSEAAIDRVVAAIDAGLIEEIVDQANDEFHLATKMIDWKPHEPLQVPAPPGQWNTFNMQAASGEGH
- a CDS encoding nitric oxide synthase-interacting protein, with the translated sequence MLKDRWGSRSLRLSKENMRAFNACHLCLQTAQQPVCCFEGHLYCKVCILSDLLKQKSVLAEHAKRCEDRAQEEHKEAAEVQASADAERVATFERNESLIAPGSKRKHEETGDTPRKRAESSDAASSMPAFWLPNMAPQAHDQGAKSSPERASTTLCTAARPHKLLAKHLVQVRFSIRPRDGQDQTFCPCCKKEYTNVSQTYVLRPCGHVFCASCTATLVTKPLEESGKASSCPECSTSIQARRDVIPLEREGTGFASGGKSEVHTQGIAFQG
- a CDS encoding mitochondrial fission protein FIS1; this encodes MTLPYVVDAETSLSPVELQVLHDQYDAEAASGHITTQTKFNYAWALIKSTQRHQMLQGVALLTDIYRTDPPRRRECLYYLALGHYKLSNFDEAKRFNALLLEREPNNSQAQSLHALIEQGIAKEGYIGMALLGGAVTVTGVVLTALLRRGRR
- a CDS encoding sorting nexin-4, coding for MTAEQDAEQLWLGELRVQIIDPRKETPGAQPQEDGDEAASTSTQGRSPTFVSYGVRAETTLPHFSRSHMVTRKRFQDFVFLHHTLVTDFPACIVPPLPDKHRIGYLTGDRFSVEFIMRRCMELQLFLERICRHPILQRAEIVQRFLESKEWHIDMHTHAGHRIASTSAADALPLPPPTSSGLLESVSDMFVNAFTRVRKPDPRFVAIKADLEGEEDRATQWERVLLRNRMHVSVAAFDELYAAHLGASTEDLTSDYHDVATAFEQLGELETGMTQDVQRTGQALHEFAELESRFTFRVLDDMLTMLRAKQTYITAHKTLLKHREAKQLDFEGLTDYLHSTVTERDRLANLGTPDGEPVHGNVRGKGMRGYMRHMVDRVWGVDEEQARIDRMQRLDGRIDELQDAVSQSHAQSQAFNQHVAKEHYIYELGRRREVQQSLKLYVDGHVDMYEQGVRMMDDLIRALESGTADPEELAGNDTTTTSV
- a CDS encoding clathrin heavy chain codes for the protein MAADKPINFAEHVQLQELGIAAESISFANVTLESEKYVCVRESGESGNSVAIVDLNNIHNMVRRPMSADSAIMNPEENILALKLQRQLQVFNLETKAKLKSHMSPQDVIYWRWISATVLGIVTTSSVYHWSIEDDAAPQKVFDRHASLADTQIINYRASADGKWMVLIGISSNTVDANAFRIKGSMQLYSKERGVSQPIDGHAAAFAELKTQDANVPYKLFTFAVRTSTGAKLHIVEIDHAPENPAFSKKTVDVFFPDEATNDFPVAMQVSKRYGIVYLMTKYGFIHLYDLETGACIYMNRVSGETVFVAAEQKSSNGIIAVNRRGQVLSVSVDADTIIPYILRTLNNTDLAFKLASRGNLPGADEMYLQQFHSLFSTGQYTEAIKIAANSPRGILRTPQMIEQLKQVPSQPGTLSPILQYFGMLLESGSLNQHESLELSKPVLAQGRKHLLEKWLKEDKIECSEELGDIVRMQDMSLALSVYLRANVPNKVVACFAETGQFNKIVLYSKKVGYTPDYATLLRHVVRVNPEQGAEFASSLVSDEDGPLVDVERVADIFLSQNLVQQATSFLLDALKDDLPEHANLQTRLLEANLLNAPQVADAILGNQMFTHYDRPRIASLCEKAGLMQRALEHYDDLADIKRVVVHSNLFDNEWLVNYFGRLTVEQSLESLYEMLRANIRQNLQVVVQIATKYSDLLGSSNLITMFEKFRSFEGLYYYLGSVVNLSEDSEVHFKYIQAASRTGQMREVERVCRESNAYNPEKVKNFLKEAKLPDQLPLIIVCDRFDYVHDLVLYLYQNMMLNYIEVYVQKVNSTRTPQVIGALLDVDCDEGVIKNILESVTGPIPVDELTDEVEKRNRLKLIMPWLKKQIESGSEDQALYNAMAKISIDSNQNPEAFLKENNLYDPLIVGKYCEKRDPYLAYIAYAKGFCDAELIAITNDNSMYKHQARYLVLRREPELWATVLKEDNVHRRALIDQVTAVAVPESTNPEDVSTTVKAFMAADLPHELIKLLEPIVLQPSAFSDNRSLKNLLMLTAIRTDKAKVTGYIERLSGYDVDEIAKIAIDHGLFEEAFQIYSKAGQNTDAMDVLVEHIVSIDRAQHFANKLNLPEIWSRLGKAQLDGLRVKDAMDSYVRAEDPSNFEEVIEIAERAGREEELIRYLQMARKLTREPKVDTEYAYCLAKAHRLSDMEEFLSMTNVADVLHVGEKCFNDGLYEASRLLFSSVSNYARLATTLVYLNDFPGAIEAARKAGNTSVWKQMHAACLNKGEFKLARIAGLAVVPHAEDVPTLIRAYEVKGYFDELLDLLESALGLERAHMGVFTQMGIALAKYRPERLMEYLKLYWSRSNLPQLIKVTDKAHLWRELVFLYTKYDEPDNAALTIMEHCSDAWDHDQFKAVLPQVANVEIYYRALTFYLEQHPLLLNDLLTVLVKRIDHARVVRMFKKHDHDNVPLIRSYLMSVQPQNLEAVNDAYNDLLIEEEDYDTLRVSIDAYDNFDALALASRLKDHELLEFRRLAAHLYRKNDRFDDSISLSKADSLFRDAIETASHSGVSEVAEELLEYFVETGNKECYAAMLFACYDLLAPDFVMEVSWRHALSDFTMPYQIQQARDTRTKLLALEKEVRERAAKDSAKEKEDLDTPILGPGAFANKLLTSGTGGVEPIMMQPTAGSMFN